The window AACATCACATCCTTCACGTTGTCTTTGATCTTTGGCAGAGGTCCAACCTCTCTGCTCCTCTCCCGAGTAGCACCCCGACCAGCATCAGAAGTCGATCCACTGTCAGAGAAGTCTGTGCCTTCAATATAATACCGAGCACGGAAAGCTGCAAGATGCGCATAGTATGCAGGAGGAACTGCAAACACAAGGTAGATGTTAATTTAAGAAAGATTACAAAAGACAGAGTTGGAACTCGATCAGAGAAAAAACAATGAGTACTGACCTAGGGACACCGAGCGAGTACATCTGGCATACCTGAAAATGAGAAGAGTCGTTAGAGAAAAATGCAGCATAAATGTATGCAATGTGATTTAAAGAGAACACTCACGTATAGCACAAGCTGTTTGTCAGCATTTGCAGACCATCGGCTGTGAATGCGTTCTCATCATAGAGGACATGGTAGTGGGTGGGGCGGCTTGTACCCTGCTCGGAAGCAAGCAGcagatgaaataaataaataaaaacgaAAGCTACACATAAACGGATAAAAAGTCAGCACCAGAAGAGTTTAAAACCTGGATGCCAGCATGGCTACAGAGGTAGAAATCGAACTCAGTTGGGTGGCATATCTTTGAGTCGACCACGGTGCCTAATCAGGAGAGAAAGCAAGCATTGTTATAAAGAGGAATATGAAAGGTGATTAAACCTGTAAGGACATATCTGACAGCATAATTGATACCAGGAAGAATGTTGCCGCTCCTATCAGTGTTGTTCCTATCATTGTGATTAGCAGCAAAAAGTCGTGTATGGTGCCTCTTTTGCACGACGATAAAAGTGACCCTTGGCATGTAGTTTTCCTCAATAGAGTTGCAGGCCTGAAAATCatcatttacaaaataaaatgaacgATGATTCAGATGGAATATCTAAGAAAGCACAAAAGGCATACCTTCCTTATTGCCTCCATTTCATGAAGAAGGACCTGACTGAATTGTCCTTCACTCACCCCATCCCTGCCATTTCGAATCAGTAACATAAGTTTActataatgaaaataacacCAGATAGTAAAAGGAAGGTAAACATCAACCAGACCTGTAGAATATGAGCCTGTGAGGTTTAAGCTTAGTGGATTTGTAGAAAGCCACCAAATGCTCTCTGCAAAATGGGAATACATTAGTAGGGaaggaaataaataagaaaaaggtcAAAGAGTGGGAAACTAACCTAATCATTCCACCATGGATGACTCCCCTTTTAGGATCCTCTCTCTTGTTGTACAGATCCTGAATGATTTCTTCCCTGTGAGCCTGTGTAGAAACGAGTGCTCTATACTTCGTTACTTCGGGCCAGTCAGTTGAAGCAACAACCTGCATACAATGAAATGATGAGCCAAGTAGTTGTATGAATGATGACCTGTTTTAATAGAGCAATGAGATTGGCAGAGTAAGAGGTTACTATACCGCAGCTATAGAGGGACTCGAATCCTCTCCTGGTTGAGGATGAGTAACATCTGCTCCGAATATAATAGTGGGTCGATCACTGAGATAAGGAAACCTTCCTTTCACGGCCATCTCCAACACACTGTTTCTACCTCCAGCCTACCAAAATGACAGCAGCAAGAAGACAAAACAAACAGTGAATTAAGTCGGGAGATGGTCTTTTGTAAATTGATGAAACATCTATAGATAAACTTTAAGACAAACCTTTGCATTTATCTTAAGTGAGACATTCTCCAAGTATTGGAAATATTGTTTCCCTGGTTTCGATACATTCTTAGGTTGACAGCACTGTGAGACAATACCCAACTCCGTTTCACAAACTCGTTTTATCGTCCCTgcaaagaaaaagggaaatcgTACTGTTATAATCACACAACACAGTAACATTTCGTATGAGGCTTCAGAATCAAGTCAAGGTAGATTAACCATATGATCCAGTCATTTCAGGTAAAATGACAATGAGCAACTGGAGTTGTTTTCCAGTCTTGGAAAACTCGGTCTCGAGATCAATCAAGCCCTTCTCGATTGGGCCATGTGCATTGCGAACAGGAACTAGAGGTCTTCGATTAAATTCCTGAAACAATGATGGGCTGGTTTAATTGCCACTTAATAATTAGATCGACTACAGAATAAATCAGGAAGAAGACCATACCATCCCTTTACTGCAACacatatcaatcaaatcatcACAAAATTGGCCAGCATGATCACTACGCATCCTAGAGAAGTTGATGCAAGCCCAGAAATCAACCCTTCCTCCATTAACCATTTTCTAGAAATATCAAAGCTTTAgttaaatgactattattaaACATTGTTCTCAATAACATAAGCGTAAAAGAAACTTACCTTGTCAATCATGTTCCACTGCCCCACACTTGGAGTTACCAGACTATTTTTACCAGTCTCGTGGTATTTCAGCTGTcaagtttaataaaatgaaatattaaaagtcCTGATATTTGACAAATGACAACAAATATCAATTAGTATCATACCATAGGTGGAGGCAACACACGTGCATCTATTGATACCATCTCAGATCTAACATTAATGCCAAATTGTTCATTGACAAGCTTATCGTTGTTGTAATCATTTTTACGAACCATCTGCAGATAAGTATTGTAAGTATTGCAGCTATTGCTCGCTCACAAGCTTATAGAAACATGGAGAaaccaaataataatagatatagCAGTCATCATAGTGAATTCATGCCTGGAGGATTGAACTTTCTCTATCCTTGGGGCGTTGGCATGTCGCCTTCAATAGTGCAGTAACTTGTCtttcattcaattttcttGAGTATCTCTGACCCTCTACAATCTTACAAAGctgtaaaagaaaaagaacaatAGTACTTAATAGAGAACATAACTTAAAGAGAATTAATAAGAAcacaataacaaataaataaatacctCCATTGGAAGATAAATGGGTTTACTGTCACTGCCTGCCTGAATCGCTGGCAAAGATGGATATTCTAGATAAATATTGTACTGTTTAATGAAGTATTGTGCAACAGATATCTGAGCTTCCATTCCATCCAAGGAAAACCTGTATACAATGTCAGATAaaagtgaatttaattttccaaTAGAACAACAAGGAAAACAACAAGCATTTAGGATTATAGGTCAGCCTCAGATAGGTGCTGAGTTAGTATAATAAGTGAAGGTGGGTCAAACAAATTTAGTAGATTGAGCATCTTAATAGCACAAATTCTAAAGAAACATCAGAATTATTTAGACACAAAATAACCTACAATAAAGCATTCCATAAAAGCCAAGTATGAATACACTAGAAAAAAGTTCAGATAAAGCTCACATCAACTGCTGGGTGGACATGGTTGTGATGCTGGAAATCTTATGGCGTCTGATTTGACCTAGATGTTCGGTCTCCACCCGTACACCCTTTAAAGCTTTTTTGACCTAGAGAACATGATGTTATTATCCACACAAGATCGTTGACATAAGATAAAGTAAAgttgaataaaattagagttacaacaattaaaaattaacttaatatgattgaaaaaaatgcaCATTATCTAAACTAATGAATTTGATGCTGAAATCTGAAGGTAACAAGTACCTTTATGCGATCTTGGTCAGATAAACCCCTAGACAGGTCTTTGTTGATATGTTTTCGGACATATTCCGAGACACAAATAGGTTCAAAGAATGCCCTAGCAGACATATCTTCAAGAATATAAAAgccaattaaaattagttcaCGACATACCACAAAATCAAGTGCAAAACTCCCATGAGAATGAACTGCATACCAATGTTGAGAGACAGGCCCATCTGTGTAGGGCGAAGGCTTTGATAGAAGCCCTTCCAATACATTAGACCATTTCCTAGCTCTCCTATATCACCCAGCATAGGCGAGAAAAATGACCTCCCAACCACTGCGCAGCTGAAGTAAGAGGATAGATCATGATTATTGATTTACACAAACAACTAAATACTTATATGAGAGTGTGTCACTATTTTGATCAAAAAAATGGCACCTGTTAGAAGGATTCTCCCTCAAAACCACATCATATAATTGCAGGGTTTCTTGTGGCAGATCCAGTTGTCTGCCCCGTATGAATTGCTGTAGGTGATGCAGGTCTACTTTGGCAGCGAATTTGATCGACACTTTGAACTTGCGCTCTCTCCTGCATGTATGCATGATAAACATTCTGAGTAAGAGGCAGCAtgcagtgaagtaaaacataaaacagTATCAGCCCAAAATTAACTGTAATTTTATAACAGGatgaatatgaattaaatatataaaagagtcattccaccaaactaaaaaatcTAACACCGCTGCCACTCAATCTCCATACACACATAACAAATGCAGATTAAGCAATATTTGGAATAAACTCAAAGATAGGACTGACAGCACCAAAGAGAGGATATTATGGATATCTAAACTTTACCTCGACTGACTATCGCCACTGTTGAGCTCGACCACAAAATCTTTTGATTCAAAAGGCAACTCGCCAGCAGCGTAGCAACTTTTTCTTCCATCATACGCGAGCATCTTCTTCCCTAGATGCGAGTCCTTATAGTTTGTAACAAGCTGGTTCAAAATCTCTCTACACACCTTCTTAGATGTCACTTCAGGTGATATTGAAACCTGCGGAAATCATTGACAAATACACATACTAATCAAGATGCTAGGTACACTCAAGCACTCACATCTGTTCAGAAAATTCGGATTGAACCGGTAAAACAGTAAAACTGGCATGCTTATAgtgaaaatatattcatatacaTGAAAATTATGGCCTAGCAGATGTGAGACTATGcatttgtttattaaaaagtCAAAGCAAAAAAATACACAGAAAAAACATAACTCAGGAAAAAACACAATTAACATTATAAGAATGTCTGTTGAAACGTTGTTAATAAGCAACAACTCAACTAGGACATATAAACTCAATAAATATACACCAgacaaaataattagaattcTGCAATCAAAAGGTGAAAACACATGTGAGACGATGCAGTTATTAAAGAGTGAAAGCAAAAAAATAcgcaaaaaaatatgactcagttaaaaaaataatgaacatCAGAAGAATGTCTGTTGAAACTTTGTTGATACGAAACAACTCAACGACGACATATAAACTCAATAAACATACACGATAAAAAAACAACAGAATTCTGCAATCAAGAGGTTCCAACTCACATCGTAATGGCGCAGATCTCTGTTCCCGATCTCCGTCAGAAAGTGATTCGCCTTCACCACCACTTTCCGGCCGTGGCTTCCGAATCCAGGCCTCGGCGGGTACCTGACCGCCTTCGACGAAGCCGGAGGCAATTCCGGCTGAACCGGCGGAGGattcgccgccgccgccggaggTCCCTGCGTCTGAGGCGCCTGTGACGAAGATGCCTTCAGCGTGAGCTTTTGCTCCATTTCGTGAGATAGCGACGCCGCCGGCTCCGTCCGCGACGGCTGAGAAGGCGCCGCAGCGACTGATTGCGGCGGCGCATTGTAGCCTCCGGCTCCGCCGCGCGCCGCCTGCGGACCTCGACCGGCGTCCGATGGTCCTCTTCCGCCTCCGACGCGGCCGCGTCCCCAGCCTCCGCCTCCTCCGCCTCCCGATCGGCCTCCTCTTCCGGACATAATTTGAGCAATTTCAGCAATTTCTCACTCTAGAAATGACAGTACTCACCAATATCGGAGAGAGTAAATGTGAgtgagagagtgggagagatggagagaaatGGAAGGAGGGTTTAAATATAGACGTGCgccctttctctctcctatCTTTTTCTCTCTGGAATTAAAAGAGGCGCTATATTCCTTAACTCTGAACTTTTAATTCTCTACTTATTTTTCTCATctatattcctttttttccatttcattatttttctcatctgtattcctttttttccatttcatacCCTTTAATTTAAACTTTTCTCCCaattttcctaaattaaattttctaatatttcaatattttttccttcAAATTCGTCTCGTTTATACCAATCAATACGATGTTCATATTTAtcgaaaaaatgaaacaaattataaCTACGAGTGGCAATGTCGGGTTAGTCATTGATTAATACTTAACGGAGGTGCAAATGGCACGTCAAGTCTAACCGAATAAGTCACAACCCATTAGATTTAGCGGTTTATCAGGGTTAACTCACGTGTTAGGCGTGAACTAGCATGTGGTGAGGAGTACTTTCAACAACCGTTCAGGCGGAGTGTACTATGTGTTATGAGATGCGTTTTGTTAACATTACGTATAGAAATATGATATTGCAACTGTCCTTTCAGTGAATGATTagtgtttttgtattttaattataattattttttaaagttaaataatttcatttcttaattatttgtatataaatttatttatgaaacaaaaacaagagTTGAAACCATGGGCGTAAATAAAGTTATAAGATATTATTATCGGAGAGATGTTGACGATATTAAGTAAGGAAAAATGAATATGTGTGGATCATAAAAAGTGTCTTACTTATTATCGGAGAAATGTTGACGATATTAAATAGTAAGGAAAAATGAATATGTGTGGATCATAAAAAGTGTTTTACTTGCAAGATATTATTATCGGAAATGTTGACGTATTAAGTAGTAAGGAAAAATGAATATGTAAGGATCATAAAAAgtgttttacttttaaaatattattatcgaAGAAATGTCGACgatattaaataaagtagtaaggaaaaatgatgtaaataaattgattagaTAGTAtcctaaattataattataaatgtagTACTCAATAGTACTTTCATTTCCTTAATTCCTTAGAAAATTAACACTACTAGTAactcaagaaataaaaatagtagtactacaagTTTAAGACattaaaaagttgatttttatcaaaataaaaaatggcaACGGTTAGCACTGTTTACGCATATAATGCTGAAAAAGTGATGTAGGTGTTCGGGTGAAGGTGAACTGGTGAAGGAGATGAAAAGTTGTCATCagcaaatttaattataattaaataatattatttcattagttGTCTCTCAAATCTAAGAAAGTGTATAAATTATCTTGattcttaatttataatcACAACTACAGTATCACATTATTAATAAGTTTAGAGTAGTATTAGACTATTAGTTGATATATGAACATGGTAGTAAGATTTCTTTTACATGTTGAAATCATATTATTGtgtaaataaatgatttattatacatataaaatattttaatatttcataacAATAAGTTACGGTGGAATCAAATTATGTACTAGTACAAAACTTGCAGTCATTAtcctattatattttattgaacttTTATCCCAATTGCGGAATTGAactaaatagtagtagtagtatatgataGTGAATGACATAAgtttaaagaaaattagtcTTGATAGTCAACAATACTAAGAATTAGTTATGATAGTGAATGATATAAGTTTTAACGGAAAATAGTAAAGTGTGAATGGAATATTGTGATAAAAATGTTCCgaatattttagtaaaaatagaATGTACACTCACACGTTATTAGAAAAGGAActctattataaatatataccataaattaatttaaccaATGGATCAAAACGGTAAAATAACTTTTTCGGAGACGAATGAAGTACTGCTATATGATCATTTGAATAACTTTAACAAGCTAAACCAAACACGTTACCTCATCTCtactaatacaaaaaaatggtGATTCCCACTTTAACTAAAACTAGTCTTGCCGGTCAATTACATGAAGAATTAGTTATGATGGTGAACGGAGTATGTTTTgacgaaaaaattaataaagtaaaaattggATATCGAGATAAAATGTTCcgattattataataaaaaatggaatgcacacACATCACTAG of the Salvia hispanica cultivar TCC Black 2014 unplaced genomic scaffold, UniMelb_Shisp_WGS_1.0 HiC_scaffold_189, whole genome shotgun sequence genome contains:
- the LOC125198683 gene encoding protein argonaute MEL1, producing MSGRGGRSGGGGGGGWGRGRVGGGRGPSDAGRGPQAARGGAGGYNAPPQSVAAAPSQPSRTEPAASLSHEMEQKLTLKASSSQAPQTQGPPAAAANPPPVQPELPPASSKAVRYPPRPGFGSHGRKVVVKANHFLTEIGNRDLRHYDVSISPEVTSKKVCREILNQLVTNYKDSHLGKKMLAYDGRKSCYAAGELPFESKDFVVELNSGDSQSRRERKFKVSIKFAAKVDLHHLQQFIRGRQLDLPQETLQLYDVVLRENPSNSCAVVGRSFFSPMLGDIGELGNGLMYWKGFYQSLRPTQMGLSLNIDMSARAFFEPICVSEYVRKHINKDLSRGLSDQDRIKVKKALKGVRVETEHLGQIRRHKISSITTMSTQQLMFSLDGMEAQISVAQYFIKQYNIYLEYPSLPAIQAGSDSKPIYLPMELCKIVEGQRYSRKLNERQVTALLKATCQRPKDRESSILQMVRKNDYNNDKLVNEQFGINVRSEMVSIDARVLPPPMLKYHETGKNSLVTPSVGQWNMIDKKMVNGGRVDFWACINFSRMRSDHAGQFCDDLIDMCCSKGMEFNRRPLVPVRNAHGPIEKGLIDLETEFSKTGKQLQLLIVILPEMTGSYGTIKRVCETELGIVSQCCQPKNVSKPGKQYFQYLENVSLKINAKAGGRNSVLEMAVKGRFPYLSDRPTIIFGADVTHPQPGEDSSPSIAAVVASTDWPEVTKYRALVSTQAHREEIIQDLYNKREDPKRGVIHGGMIREHLVAFYKSTKLKPHRLIFYRDGVSEGQFSQVLLHEMEAIRKACNSIEENYMPRVTFIVVQKRHHTRLFAANHNDRNNTDRSGNILPGTVVDSKICHPTEFDFYLCSHAGIQGTSRPTHYHVLYDENAFTADGLQMLTNSLCYTYARCTRSVSLVPPAYYAHLAAFRARYYIEGTDFSDSGSTSDAGRGATRERSREVGPLPKIKDNVKDVMFYI